In the genome of Rhizobium rosettiformans, one region contains:
- a CDS encoding DUF6290 family protein: protein MSEDTIEVPTAKQRKGRLINVRVSDAEHSAIEEAAKSAGMSVSAFFRSLLLEGAGVRPILTAEDRLIMAALLEDMRMIGINLNQVARSLNAGKGVHPSELDINLGNVQRIQAAVMSELRTLSRRAGHERRGEV from the coding sequence ATGAGTGAAGACACGATCGAAGTTCCGACAGCCAAGCAACGCAAGGGGCGTCTCATCAACGTCCGCGTCAGCGATGCAGAGCATTCGGCTATCGAAGAAGCGGCCAAGTCGGCTGGTATGAGTGTCTCTGCTTTTTTCCGTTCGCTGCTCCTCGAAGGTGCTGGCGTTCGACCTATTCTGACTGCGGAAGACAGGTTGATCATGGCCGCATTGCTCGAAGACATGCGGATGATCGGCATCAATTTGAATCAGGTCGCCCGCTCCCTGAATGCAGGAAAGGGTGTCCATCCCTCAGAGCTGGACATCAACCTTGGCAACGTCCAGCGGATTCAGGCGGCCGTAATGAGTGAGCTGCGGACACTTT